In Sporosarcina psychrophila, a genomic segment contains:
- the xerC gene encoding tyrosine recombinase XerC produces MTVQPSIIRDEYISYVRLEKNYSYHTVSEYEKDVDAFLSFLEVEGITDLNDVTYPEARLYATELYDLGLSRASISRKISSIRSFFKFSNDRYDISDSAFRSLHHPKKEERLPAFFYEEEMETLFSSCEGEDRKSLRDYALLELLYATGMRVSELTAVKMHDIDDHLGIVLVMGKGRKERYVPFGSFAQSALDAYREKSRLNLMKQKEHDMLFVNLRGDPLTDRGVRHILSMMMERASLHSKIYPHMIRHSFATHLLAGGADMRTVQELLGHSHLSSTQVYTHITKEHLRKTYMNTHPRA; encoded by the coding sequence ATGACAGTACAACCTTCTATCATCCGTGATGAATACATTTCGTACGTACGCTTAGAAAAGAACTATTCATATCACACAGTATCAGAGTATGAAAAAGATGTTGATGCATTTCTGTCGTTCCTGGAAGTCGAAGGCATTACAGATTTGAACGATGTGACTTACCCTGAAGCAAGACTTTATGCTACTGAACTGTATGACTTGGGTTTATCGAGAGCATCGATTTCTAGAAAAATATCTTCTATCCGTTCCTTTTTCAAATTTTCAAATGACAGGTATGACATTAGTGATAGCGCATTTCGTTCTCTCCATCACCCGAAGAAGGAAGAAAGACTTCCGGCTTTTTTTTATGAAGAGGAAATGGAGACCTTATTTTCATCCTGTGAGGGGGAAGATAGAAAGTCTTTGCGTGATTATGCACTCCTTGAATTACTCTACGCAACCGGCATGCGGGTCAGCGAGCTGACTGCTGTCAAAATGCATGATATCGATGATCACCTTGGCATTGTTTTGGTAATGGGAAAAGGACGTAAGGAACGATATGTACCATTCGGTAGTTTTGCGCAATCTGCACTGGATGCTTATCGTGAGAAAAGTAGACTGAATTTGATGAAACAGAAAGAGCACGACATGCTGTTCGTCAATTTGCGGGGAGACCCACTGACTGATCGAGGTGTGCGCCATATCTTAAGCATGATGATGGAACGCGCATCACTTCACTCTAAAATCTATCCACATATGATTCGCCACTCTTTTGCCACCCACCTTTTGGCGGGGGGCGCCGACATGAGAACCGTTCAGGAGCTACTTGGACACAGTCACTTATCTTCAACGCAAGTGTATACACATATAACAAAAGAGCATTTAAGGAAAACATATATGAATACGCATCCGCGAGCATAG